Proteins from a single region of Sebastes umbrosus isolate fSebUmb1 chromosome 8, fSebUmb1.pri, whole genome shotgun sequence:
- the trpv4 gene encoding transient receptor potential cation channel subfamily V member 4, with protein MNEGRSALLRRCHLALSKADTLSSVPARAALSVDSGDGGAAQPEGDAALALSELSHLFENEDGSPSTQDTSQDSALELVQPGQPADGRQNLRMKFQGAFKKGISTPMDLLESTIYESNVVPGPKKAPMDSLFDYGTCRNTSNQKRRRKKLPRGKAEMSCDDEQNSDPPKVMKVFNRSLLFDGVSRADPEALEGLLEYLQSHEKRLTDEEFRELSTGKTCLPKALLNLYGGQNVTIPLLVDVAEKTGNLREFINTPFRDVYYRGQTALHIAIERRCKQYVELLVELGADVHAQARGRFFQPRDEGGYFYFGELPLSLAACTNQPNIVHYLTENPHKKVDLRRQDSRGNTVLHALVHIADNTKDNTRFLTKMYDLLLIKSAKLYPDCSLETVFNNDGMSPLMMAAKLGKIGVFQHIIRREIKDEEVRHLSRKFKDWAYGPVYSSLYDLSSLDTCGEEPSVLEILVYTSRNENRHEMLAVEPINELLRAKWQKFAAVTFYISVVSYLITMITFTAVAYYHPTQETPPYAYTTSSDYLRMAGEILTLASGIFFLLTNIKDLFLKKWPGVKSLFIDGSFQLLYFIYSVLIVVTAALYLSGIKAYVAVMVFALVLGWMNTLYFTRGLKLTGTYSIMIQKILFKDLFRFLLVYVLFMIGYASALVSLLIPCPPPGTECEGGCPTYPDCRDQDTFSAFLLDLFKLTIGMGELDMIHSAQYPAVFLILLVTYIILTFVLLLNMLIALMGETVGQVSKESKKIWKLQWATTILDIERSFPVCLRKSFRAGEMVTVGKSWDGTPDRRWCFRVDEVNWCHWNQNLAIINEDPGKNETCQANGLQQSVRALRRDRWSTVVPRAVELSKGPRPRDLVIEMDPLAPRH; from the exons ATGAACGAG GGCCGTTCTGCTCTCCTCCGAAGGTGCCACCTTGCCTTGTCCAAGGCCGACACCCTCAGCTCTGTTCCTGCCAGAGCCGCTCTCTCTGTGGACTCAGGTGATGGCGGGGCCGCTCAGCCTGAGGGCGACGCAGCGCTCGCCCTGTCTGAGCTCTCCCACCTGTTTGAGAACGAGGATGGCTCCCCATCAACTCAGGACACGAGTCAGGATTCAGCCCTGGAGCTGGTTCAGCCCGGCCAGCCCGCCGACGGCAGACAGAACCTGCGGATGAAGTTCCAGGGTGCTTTCAAGAAGGGCATCTCGACCCCTATGGACCTACTGGAATCCACCATATATGAGTCAAATGTGGTTCCAGGCCCCAAGAAAGCACCCATGGACTCGCTCTTTGACTATGGTACCTGCAGGAACACCAGCAACCAGAAGCGACGCAGGAAGAAGCTCCCAAGAGG TAAAGCTGAGATGTCCTGTGATGATGAACAAAACTCAGACCCACCGAAAGTGATGAAAGTATTCAACCGCTCCCTCCTCTTCGATGGCGTGTCACGTGCAGACCCCGAGGCTCTTGAGGGCCTGTTGGAGTACCTGCAAAGTCACGAAAAGAGGTTAACTGATGAGGAGTTCAGAG AGCTATCCACGGGTAAGACATGTCTGCCTAAAGCCCTGCTGAACCTTTACGGAGGGCAGAACGTCACCATCCCACTGCTGGTGGACGTAGCAGAGAAGACGGGAAACCTCAGAGAGTTCATAAATACGCCCTTCAGGGATGTCTACTACAGAG GCCAGACGGCGCTCCACATTGCTATAGAGCGACGCTGTAAGCAGTATGTGGAGCTGCTGGTGGAGCTGGGAGCTGATGTTCACGCCCAGGCCAGGGGACGCTTCTTCCAGCCCAGGGACGAGGGGGGCTACTTCTACTTTG GTGAGCTGCCTCTCTCACTAGCTGCATGCACCAATCAGCCTAACATAGTGCACTACCTGACTGAGAATCCACACAAGAAGGTCGACCTGCGGCGCCAGGACTCACGTGGAAACACGGTGCTGCACGCCCTAGTGCACATTGCGGACAACACCAAGGACAACACGCGTTTCCTCACAAAGATGTACGACCTGCTGCTAATCAAGAGTGCCAAGCTCTACCCAGACTGCAGCCTGGAGACGGTTTTCAACAACGACGGCATGTCACCCCTCATGATGGCCGCCAAACTGGGCAAGATCGGG GTTTTTCAGCACATTATCCGACGTGAGATCAAAGATGAGGAAGTTCGTCATCTGTCACGGAAGTTTAAGGACTGGGCATATGGGCCGGTGTACTCCTCCCTCTATGATCTGTCTTCACTGGATACATGTGGAGAGGAACCGTCTGTGCTGGAAATCCTGGTCTACACCAGCCGCAATGAG AACCGCCATGAGATGCTGGCAGTGGAGCCCATCAATGAGCTGTTGAGGGCCAAATGGCAGAAGTTTGCTGCAGTCACCTTTTATATCAGCGTGGTTTCCTACCTCATCACCATGATCACCTTCACCGCAGTGGCTTATTATCACCCAACACAGGAAACG cCTCCGTACGCTTACACAACATCCTCTGACTACCTGCGTATGGCGGGAGAGATTCTCACCTTGGCATCAGgaatcttcttcctcctcaccaAT ATTAAGGACCTCTTCTTGAAGAAGTGGCCCGGGGTGAagtctttatttattgatggatcCTTTCAACTGCTGTA CTTCATCTACTCTGTGCTGATTGTAGTCACAGCTGCTCTCTACCTGTCTGGCATTAAGGCCTATGTGGCTGTGATGGTGTTTGCACTTGTCCTGGGCTGGATGAACACTCTTTACTTCACCAGAGGCCTGAAGCTCACTGGCACCTACAGCATCATGATACAGAAG ATTCTTTTCAAAGACCTTTTCAGGTTTCTGCTGGTGTACGTGCTCTTCATGATTGGATATGCATCAG CCCTGGTGTCCCTGCTGATACCATGTCCTCCACCAGGCACAGAGTGTGAAGGGGGCTGTCCCACCTACCCCGACTGCAGGGACCAAGACACCTTCAGTGCTTTCCTACTGGACCTCTTTAAGCTGACCATTGGGATGGGAGAACTAGACATGATCCACAGTGCACAGTATCCTGCAGTCTTCCTCATCCTGTTGGTCACCTACATCATCCTCACATTTGTCTTGCTGCTAAACATGTTGATTGCTTTGATGGGGGAGACGGTGGGACAGGTGTCCAAGGAGAGCAAGAAGATCTGGAAGCttcag TGGGCAACGACCATCTTGGACATCGAGCGTTCTTTCCCAGTCTGCCTTCGCAAGTCTTTTCGAGCCGGGGAGATGGTGACTGTGGGGAAGAGCTGGGACGGCACCCCGGACCGACGCTGGTGCTTCAG GGTGGATGAGGTGAACTGGTGCCACTGGAATCAGAACCTGGCGATAATCAACGAGGATCCAGGC